One Helianthus annuus cultivar XRQ/B chromosome 12, HanXRQr2.0-SUNRISE, whole genome shotgun sequence genomic region harbors:
- the LOC110892364 gene encoding histone-lysine N-methyltransferase ASHR3 has translation MAFKECFGDVDCAVPASSIQEVFGRLTVPYVEKEFKFDPMWRDSMPDHLELPSYVQPSVPISSIEEVFRFLMLSCVEEEFKIDPKWTHTKAKKMEPPSYVHITRNIYRVKKKGYDVDQSTGCTSCSDICYEDCICRYLHITCTSACECSENCTNRPFQEDKKVQVVMTPHCGWGVEAVELIDEGDYIIEYVGEVINDALCEKRFWDMKGKGITKFYMVAVRKDFNIDARFKGNESRFINHSCDPNCTMEKWDVNGETRLGIFAAKTIEPREELTFDYEYEMYGPDEVVCHCGATNCHGYLGTKRSDARG, from the exons TGTGCAGTTCCTGCTAGTAGCATACAG GAAGTGTTTGGTCGTCTGACGGTCCCATATGTGGAAAAGGAATTCAAGTTTGATCCCATGTGGAGAGACAGCATGCCGGATCACTTGGAGTTACCTTCATACGTGCAGCCTTCGGTTCCTATAAGTAGCATAGAG GAAGTTTTTCGTTTTCTGATGCTATCATGTGTGGAGGAGGAATTCAAGATTGATCCCAAATGGACACACACCAAGGCGAAAAAAATGGAGCCACCTTCCTATGTGCATATTACGCGTA ATATATACCGTGTAAAAAAGAAGGGTTATGATGTAGATCAAAGCACCGGATGCACTAGTTGCTCTGACATATGCTATGAAGATTGTATATGCAG ATATCTGCATATTACCTGCACAAGTGCCTGTGAGTGTTCAGAAAACTGCACAAACAGACCATTCCAAGAAGATAAAAAGGTTCAAGTTGTTATG ACTCCACATTGTGGTTGGGGTGTAGAAGCCGTGGAATTAATCGATGAAGGTGATTACATCATTGAGTATGTTGGAGAAG TAATTAATGATGCTTTATGTGAGAAGAGGTTTTGGGACATGAAGGGAAAAGGTATCACCAAGTTCTATATGGTCGCAGTCCGAAAAGACTTCAACATTGATGCAAGATTCAAGGGGAATGAATCGCGTTTTATAAATCACAGCTGTGATCCTAATTGTACCATGGAAAAATG GGATGTCAATGGGGAGACTCGTCTTGGTATCTTTGCTGCTAAAACAATCGAACCCAGAGAAGAACTAACATTTGATTATGA ATACGAGATGTATGGTCCTGATGAAGTAGTGTGCCATTGCGGTGCTACAAATTGTCATGGATATCTTGGTACTAAAAGGTCAGACGCACGCGGGTGA